The sequence below is a genomic window from Agrobacterium tumefaciens.
AGTTTTTCACTGTTGCTCGAGGCGGATCCCGTTTTTAGCAATCTCGCTGCCCACCGTATGGACCGCTATCTTTGTCTTGAACCCGTTTCCATGGTCGCCGGAGCACTTGGCTTACCGGAACCAGAGCGAAATGGCCGCGGCGTCGAAACGATCTCTCCCGGCCAACGACTGTCTGGGTGTATCAGGCTTTCTATTGAAAGTTGACAGGGGCGTAGGTGCCTCACGCACATAACGGCTATTCCGGGCGCTCCGCCTGTCTTAAATCCTGCGCAATCAGTAAGGTTATGCGTTCCTATCACAAGGATATCCCCTGGCGATCAACGTCTTCCGAGCGGCGGCGTACGCCTCCTGCAGCGCCTAGTGGCCTTAGCCCGTCAAGAGGTGTTGTCACGCTAACCGGCTCGCCGTTGCCCACGTTTTGGATTGGGCGCGCAGTCGATCAGGATGGCGTCGTTCTCGAAGAAATATTTCAGAAGCGACGTGACAAAAGGGAGGCCAAGCGCCTAGTCGTGTCTTTGATGAAGCGCTGTGGTTTTGCTCCCTAGCGGATCATCACTGACAAGCCGCGCTCCTACGAGTGCGGCAAATGCGGACGTGGCTGCCGGCCTTAACAATTGGTCGCACAAGAGCTTCAATAATCGGGCCGAGAACAGCCATATGCCGTTTCGAAACGAGAACGAACCCTGCAGGGTCGCCGATCGCCCGGAGCATTGCAACGGTTCGTTTCTATGCACTGCGCTACCCACATCGCTTTTCTGTTCCCGCCCGCCGCCGCGCCGCACAAACACTTCGCTACCGCCTCGAAGCGTTCGACGCATCGAAAATTGCTGCCTGCATCGCTTGAAAATTCGAGCCGCGCCTTTCTCGGCCTAGGTAACTTAACGTGACAACATCCCATGAGGTTATGCTTCAAGCCGGCGTCTGTCGTGCGCTCGTCCGCAGGCGAATGTAACGACATTATCTTTACGATGCTTGTAAAGATAATGTCGTTACGCTATATAAATGCGCTTGGATAGGAGTTTCCCATGCCGACCTCACACACGGGTAAGAGCCCGGACGCAAGTGTGCCGCTGAATATGCGCATCAAACCTGCTACTCGCAACTTGATTGATCGCGCCGCAGAGTTGCTCGGCAAAACGCGCACAGATTTCATGTTGGAAGCTTCCGAGCGCCGTGCGGAGGAGGTGCTGCTCGACCGTACAATCGTCACAGTAAGCCCCGAAATTTATGCCGAATATCTTGCCCGTCTCGATGCGCCTGCACAGCCCAATGAGCGTCTAAAGCGCACGATGTCGACCAAAGCGCCCTGGGATGAGGCGTGACTCTCAGCGCACCAGTCCCCCTGGCCGATCATCACGAACTGGCCGAATTCAATTCTGGAGTGCCTGAACTGGACGACTGGCTTCGGCGCCGTGCCCGGGCCAATCAAGCAGGCGGCGCGTCGCGGACCTTTGTCGTGTGCGACGAGAGCCGCGTCATCGCGTACTACGCCCTGGCCTCTGGCTCCGTGAAACCGCCGGAAGTGCCTGGTCGCTTTCGGCGCAATATGCCTGATCCAATCCCAGTTGCAGTGCTTGGCCGCCTCGCCATTGATCAATCCTGTCAAGGGCGTGGTATCGGCAGGGCATTGGTGCGCGACGCGGGTTTGCGCCTGCTGAATGCCGCTGAAGTGCTCGGGATCCGCGGCGTGCTGGTCCATGCGATTTCTGATGACGCACGAGCCTTCTACGAAGCCGTCGGCTTCCTGTCTTCTCCGTCCGATCCCATGATGCTGATGGTCGGTTTGCACGACCTCAATAACGCGCTGAATACCTAAACGAAATTCATCAATAATTTTCGATTGAGTCCATTCCACTGTGTTTCTAAGCCAATGGA
It includes:
- a CDS encoding type II toxin-antitoxin system TacA family antitoxin, whose product is MPTSHTGKSPDASVPLNMRIKPATRNLIDRAAELLGKTRTDFMLEASERRAEEVLLDRTIVTVSPEIYAEYLARLDAPAQPNERLKRTMSTKAPWDEA
- a CDS encoding GNAT family N-acetyltransferase, which encodes MTLSAPVPLADHHELAEFNSGVPELDDWLRRRARANQAGGASRTFVVCDESRVIAYYALASGSVKPPEVPGRFRRNMPDPIPVAVLGRLAIDQSCQGRGIGRALVRDAGLRLLNAAEVLGIRGVLVHAISDDARAFYEAVGFLSSPSDPMMLMVGLHDLNNALNT